Within the Populus trichocarpa isolate Nisqually-1 chromosome 14, P.trichocarpa_v4.1, whole genome shotgun sequence genome, the region GAACTATAATGGTGCCTTGCAAGTGGTAATATACgtaaattttcttcaattatctTCCAAATGGCAACACCTTCGCTAACTTGATTAACGGCGGATATAACCCGAtacttgatttaaaatataGTCGATATATTTATTTCACATCCCTGACATTTTAGGTGTGGAGTTCAGAATCATGAAACTAAATATGTGAAGGTCATATATGATATCATTCTCTCCAAGAATATATAACTAATTGTTTGAGTTCTATCCAGATGACGGCTGAATTTCAACTTCCAACTCCACTTGTTCCTACCCGAGAAAGTTACTTTGTGAGGTACTGTAAACAACATGCCGATGGTACTTGGGCAGTGGTTGATGTTTCATTGGACAATTTACGCCCTAGTCCGGGAGCTAGGTGTCGAAGGAGGCCATCTGGATGTTTGATTCAAGAAATGCTCAATGGATACTCCAAGGTGAACACTTCATTATTGTTGGAAGTTGTTATACTCTACTTTAGTTAAGCTGCACCATTTCCATAAgcaatgatttgtttttgctaCGTTTGTAATCGAATTTCTTCATACCGTAGGTTACATGGGTTGAACATGTAGAGGTGGATGATAGAGGTGTTCATAATCTATACAAGCAACTTGTTAGCTCAGGACATGCATTCGGGGCAAAACGATGGGTGGCAACCCTAGATCGGCAATGCGAGCGCCTTGCCAGTGCCATGGCAACAAATATTCCTGCTGGCGATGTTGGTGGTAATATATACTACGTAGTTTTTCATTCTTAATAGGTAACATTGTACTGGATGATATGCTTGGCCCTGGACTTATAgcccattaatttgtttattcacaGTGATTACTAAtcaagaagggagaaagagtaTGATGAAGCTGGCAGAGAGAATGGTGATAAGCTTCTGTGCTGGAGTGAGCGCCTCTACTGCTCATACTTGGACTACACTATCTGGAACTGGAGCTGATGATGTTAGGGTCATGACAAGGAAGAGTGTAGATGATCCAGGGAGGCCTCCTGGGATTGTGCTTAGTGCTGCAACTTCCTTCTGGCTTCCAGTTCCTCCAAAAAGGGTTTTTGATTTTCTTCGTGACGAGAGCACTCGAAATGAGGTATAATAATCAGGAGTATTGGATcctcaattttcttgcttcgaatttttcttttattcctgtgaagtgaaattgaaagaataaaactaGTTTCAATTTGTACTCCCTAATTAAATTATTGGATCTCATTCTAAGACTTGATTGCTTAAAATACAGTGGGATATTCTATCAAATGGTGGAGTTGTCCAAGAAATGGCACACATTGCTAATGGCCGGGATACAGGCAATTGTGTATCTCTACTTCGAGTTAATGTAAGTATCATACGAAAATCTTTGTTCTTATTATGCAGTTGTCCTTCTATGATCATAATTAGTCTACTGTTGTTAccaataatttaattgatctaATACATGCACAATTATAGAGCGCGAATTCGAGCCAGAGCAACATGCTGATTTTACAAGAGAGTTGCGCTGATCAAACAGCCTCTTTCGTAATCTATGCACCGGTTGATATTGTTGCAATGAACGTCGTACTTAATGGAGGCGATCCAGACTATGTAGCACTTCTTCCTTCAGGGTTTGCTGTTCTTCCCGATGGAACTGGAGCGCATGTAGGAGGCATGGAGGAGGCTGCAGGTGGATCTCTTCTAACTGTTGCATTCCAGATTTTGGTTGATTCAGTTCCTACAGCAAAACTATCTCTCGGCTCAGTGGCAACTGTTAACAACTTGATTGCCTGCACCGTGGAGAGGATTAAGGCTTCTTTATCATGCGAATCTGCATGAATTTGAAGGTTAATTTAGAGGTAAAGTACTGGACTTGTGCTGCTGTGTCCTACTATTCTCAATATATAACTGACTGATTCTCTCTGGATTCATGACCAAGGAATGcaactttatattttcttgcAGTTCATTAACCAGAGGAGGAAAAAAGAGGGGAAATTTGAGAAAAACACAAAGATGGTGGCCATTTTGGCTTTTATAGAAGAAGATTAATGGGAGAAGTCAAGAGCGCACCTTGCATGCCTCATGGTTTGCGATAAGGGAAAGACTACTAGTTAGCAACCAAAGCATACCATGGGGGATCAGAAAGGACGTTAGAGGTTCGGGAATTGACTTCGCCAAACAAAGTAAAAAGGAAAGACCTTAAAATATTAATCCAAGGTTGAACTACTGCTCCTTTTCCCCTTCTTTAACTTATTAGTTAGGGTTTTGTGCCCCGATAGTACTTCAAGTTTTATCTGCTCTCTAGATCTCTCTTTTTCCCTCCTCTACTTGttaatttgtttgtgttttgaaGCTCACACCTCAAGAGCTTTTGGAATAGACTTCCTTTGTTAAGCCTTGTTCTCTCTTTGAATTTGTTATAATTAGTCTCCTTTTGATTTGTCTTGGCTATGTTTAAACTTGGGTTTACTTTCTCAAAATGCTGCAATCTTGAGTGATTATCAATATCAATCCACATCACATaccaaagaacaaaattaaactatttcAAAGCAATCATCCTCCtcctttacacacacacacacacacacacacacacaaacacccACAATATGATAATCtttatagacacacacacacttataaGCAGTAAAGTTTTCCCCTAATGACAGTGGCATTTTCACTAgccttccttttatttttagttcgAGTTTCcctccaccttttttttttaataaacgaGAGGGAGTATTATTAAAAACGGATAGTTAGCCACATAGATTGTGACTACCTAAGATAAAGTACAAAGCATGAAACTAGAGAGAATTGCAGGTACAGAGGCTGAAAACCAGACAATGGTAAACTGCGTTTCTTAGCAAGGTTAGTCCACCTTCTAATACCTCCTCATCCTCTGGTTAAATTATACCCTGTATATGTGAAACTCCCTTATATGTTGTGAAATTCTATACATTAACAAGTGAAAAAGAGATGGCCAATTCGATCGGCTGCGCACCATTTAACACTAGATTATTCCTTGCTAATTACCAAATAGTCCACAAGGTTGCAAATAAAACTAACTTCCATGCTTTGATTGGAATATTCATGAGCTATAGCTTAGTCAATGACTGTAGAAATCTTCAAGAGATTCCAGAAAAGTGGTTGAAACACCCCACCATTGAATTACTCTATACCAAAAATCATGCCCTCCTCCCATATAGGTTCGAGTAATTCTATGTCAGATTTGTTCCTCAAGTCTAAAAAGGTTGGCTATAAAAAGAAGATTCCCTCATAGAGATATCGAGCCAACGAGTAATTTTATAGTATCAATGCTAATCTCACAAGGGATAggcttgttttcttttatcttttttttcccagcCCCATTTAGATATGCATTTCCAATCCTTCATGAACAAGTATAAAAATATGTGCAATTAATAAAAGCACGTGTCGTATCTTGATGGATATCGCGACAAGGGTCGAAAATATATATtgtgaaaaattaaagttgccatctattaattaaaaaaaattaaaaaatataaaaattaacactaattttaaagattcaagtaaaagattaattatgtttaaggaaaaaatgatattacctttaaaatatcatttcttaTCAAAAGTTATATTTTCTATAAGTTTATAAGATTCCTAATTAACCAAGCCACCAAGTTTGAGAATAAAGTGGGATTTCTAGGTCGAGTGGATGATGAATCAttgataaaacaataaattttagggagatttttttattagtggcTAGTGAATCATTAATCAAAGAGTGAGCAATTACTAGATTTGATTAGAGGGATCAATAGATGTAATAATCggtaaaccttttttttttcttcttcttctttcataaaaattcaGATAAAACTAAGCTTTGATGGAAATGAACAAGGTTtagaaaattaatgaaaatatcaaagccttcatttttaagaaaataaaacgaGGTTATTTAGTAGCAATAGCCATCATATGTTTCATTACTTTTCATAAATCctaaaaatgaaataagagaagaaaaaaagatattgaatgATCGATTCATACGAACCATTAATAACATTGTTGCTACctaatttttgataatttttttaaagaaaccaaaaatagcaaaaacaaaaaactcaaaaatatatttttgatatatttgtgtCGTTTGCGGCATCTTTTacaaagaatttcaaataaaaaaaagagagaaagaaaaaatacatttaatttgGTTAATGATCTAATTGTAATTGTGGAAGGAAGATGAccaatttgaaaattgaaaaaccttTCATCAAGCAACCaatcttttttaatcaaatggtatacaatcaattcttttaattcaagggttcatttttctttgctttgttttcaagTTATCAAAGGAATGATTGAGATtcatttttgaaattcaatggttgattttggtttgctttgcctttaagccaaaaaaaacttatttaccTATAAATATGTGGTTATATCGCACACAAAATAGAGGATAAATTTGGGGGGaattaccaaaaaataaaataaaaaagtaattttcacATATTATCTCCCCACACACATACCCACATAACACAAAAAACTCTAAACCCATTATACCCTAAGTCAGCTGCCGCATTAAAAAAGGAGGAGAATCGGACGATCCGTGTTGCCTTCATCTCCCTCATCTCTCTTGCACCAACCCGTAGCCACCCAAACCATTTGCCcctttcatcttctcttcccCATCACTACTGTCACCCTTCTAGACCAAGCAAGCCATCGTCTTCACCTCCACTGTTAAGCATGACCTCTACCACCGACGACTCCCTCCTCTTTATGACAACCCATTCCCCATCGTCAGCTTCCTTTTCTCATCCATTACTGAGCAACTCCCAcacacagaaaaagaaaaccttggCCTTCTGACCATCATCACAGCCACAACCTACCCCTCCAAACTA harbors:
- the LOC7462050 gene encoding homeobox-leucine zipper protein HDG2 isoform X3 translates to MFQPNMMEGQLHRLDMTQNTPEGDMARIRDDEFDSTNTKSGSENQDGASGDDQDPRPKKKRYHRHTQHQIQEMEAFFKECPHPDDKQRKELSRELGLEPLQVKFWFQNKRTQMKTQHERHENTQLRNENEKLRADNMRYREALSNASCPNCGGPTAIGEMSFDEHHLRLENARLREEIDRISAIAAKYVGKPVVNYPLISAPMPPRPLDLGVGNFGGQPGIGGEIYGAGDLLRSITAPTEADKPMIIELAVAAMEELVRMAQMDEPLWMGSLDGTNAVLDEDEYVRIFPRGIGPKPTGFKCEASRESAVVIMNHINLVEYLMDVNQWSTLFSGIVSRALTLEVLSTGVAGNYNGALQVMTAEFQLPTPLVPTRESYFVRYCKQHADGTWAVVDVSLDNLRPSPGARCRRRPSGCLIQEMLNGYSKVTWVEHVEVDDRGVHNLYKQLVSSGHAFGAKRWVATLDRQCERLASAMATNIPAGDVGVITNQEGRKSMMKLAERMVISFCAGVSASTAHTWTTLSGTGADDVRVMTRKSVDDPGRPPGIVLSAATSFWLPVPPKRVFDFLRDESTRNEWDILSNGGVVQEMAHIANGRDTGNCVSLLRVNSANSSQSNMLILQESCADQTASFVIYAPVDIVAMNVVLNGGDPDYVALLPSGFAVLPDGTGAHVGGMEEAAGGSLLTVAFQILVDSVPTAKLSLGSVATVNNLIACTVERIKASLSCESA